A stretch of the Clostridia bacterium genome encodes the following:
- a CDS encoding LapA family protein, which produces MRVARRGNERDMQYYLVVVLAFALLVAVFAVQNAGPVAVRFLGWYSPSLSLALLILGSFILGALLTLVLGLIRQASLRRQLRYYQNQNRQLTEEINRIRQAALEDTQPLGGRGTSPE; this is translated from the coding sequence GTGAGGGTTGCCCGTCGGGGCAACGAACGGGACATGCAGTATTACCTGGTGGTAGTGCTGGCTTTCGCCCTTCTGGTGGCGGTTTTCGCCGTGCAGAACGCCGGCCCCGTAGCCGTACGTTTCCTGGGCTGGTATTCTCCCAGCCTTTCCCTGGCATTGCTCATCCTGGGCTCGTTTATCCTGGGAGCCCTGCTCACCCTGGTCCTGGGCCTGATAAGGCAGGCCTCGTTACGGCGTCAACTGCGCTACTACCAAAACCAGAACCGGCAACTGACCGAGGAGATCAACCGTATTCGTCAGGCGGCACTGGAGGATACCCAACCTCTGGGCGGTCGCGGCACTTCTCCGGAATAG
- a CDS encoding bifunctional (p)ppGpp synthetase/guanosine-3',5'-bis(diphosphate) 3'-pyrophosphohydrolase: MRIEELIKKIRAYHPEADTELLRHAHSFAARAHNGQKRRSGEEFIVHPLAVAGILAELQLDVVTIAAGILHDVVEDTPVTLEAVREEFGTEIASLVDGVTKLTRLEYRSKEEQQAENLRKMFLAMAKDIRVILIKLADRLHNLRTLGYQPPEKQREVAQETVEIFAPLAHRLGIFRLKWEMEDLSLRYLHPEIYYDLVEQIAVKRQERDAYLKDLIATLKERLEASSIKADISGRPKHFYSIYSKMRKKNCSLNEIYDLIAVRVLVETVRDCYAVLGVVHSLWKPIPGRFKDYIAMPKPNMYQSLHTTVLGPDGRPFEIQIRTWDMHRTAEYGIAAHWRYKEGRSTTDREFEEKLSWLRELLEWQREMRDPREFMETLKIDLFADRVYVFTPKGDVVELPAGSVPIDFAYHVHTAVGHQCVGAKVNGRIVPLDYQLQTGDIVEILTAKGGKPSRDWLAIVKTSQARNRIRQWFKKEEREQNSLRGRELLEKEARKQNLPLEVLKADNLEKVLGRFNFLSVEDLYAAVGDGAVSSVQVLGRLKDELDLPAETEPVPLIVPLPRRRRSTSGVRVPNVGSVEVRLAHCCHPLPGDAIRGYVTRGRGVSVHRADCPNLQYHQGSEPERIIDVTWEDNAESVYEVQIAALAVDRPRLTADIMTAIADTKTIVNAVHARATKNNLATVDLKIEISNLDQLQSIMDKVRRIRDVLEVRRVTPTS; this comes from the coding sequence ATGCGGATCGAAGAGCTGATCAAGAAGATACGTGCCTATCATCCCGAGGCGGACACGGAGCTGCTGCGCCATGCCCACTCTTTTGCCGCCCGGGCCCACAACGGTCAGAAGCGACGGTCCGGAGAAGAGTTCATCGTCCACCCGTTGGCGGTGGCCGGTATTCTGGCCGAGCTCCAGCTCGACGTGGTGACCATCGCCGCCGGGATACTTCACGACGTGGTGGAGGATACGCCGGTGACCCTCGAGGCGGTACGGGAAGAGTTCGGAACCGAGATCGCCTCCCTGGTAGACGGTGTTACCAAACTCACGCGCCTGGAATACCGGAGCAAGGAAGAGCAGCAGGCGGAGAACCTGCGGAAGATGTTCCTGGCCATGGCCAAGGACATCCGGGTAATCCTGATCAAGCTGGCGGACCGCCTGCACAACCTGCGTACCCTGGGGTATCAGCCTCCGGAGAAACAGCGGGAGGTCGCGCAAGAGACGGTGGAAATCTTTGCTCCCCTGGCGCACCGCCTGGGGATTTTTCGCCTCAAGTGGGAGATGGAGGACCTCTCGCTACGCTACCTGCACCCCGAGATCTACTACGATCTGGTGGAACAGATAGCGGTCAAGCGGCAGGAAAGGGACGCCTACCTTAAGGACCTCATAGCTACCCTGAAAGAAAGGCTTGAGGCCAGCAGTATTAAGGCCGACATCAGCGGCCGGCCCAAGCATTTTTACAGCATCTACAGCAAGATGCGCAAGAAGAACTGCAGCCTGAACGAGATCTACGACCTGATTGCCGTCCGGGTACTGGTGGAAACGGTTCGGGACTGCTACGCCGTGCTGGGAGTGGTCCACAGCCTGTGGAAGCCCATACCCGGCCGTTTCAAGGACTATATCGCCATGCCCAAACCGAACATGTACCAGTCTCTGCATACCACCGTACTGGGGCCCGACGGCCGGCCGTTCGAGATCCAAATCCGGACCTGGGATATGCACCGCACGGCGGAATACGGCATCGCCGCCCACTGGCGCTACAAGGAAGGCCGCAGCACTACGGACCGGGAGTTTGAGGAGAAGCTGTCCTGGCTGCGTGAGCTTCTAGAGTGGCAGCGGGAAATGCGTGACCCGCGGGAGTTCATGGAGACCCTCAAGATAGACCTTTTCGCCGACCGGGTCTACGTCTTCACTCCCAAGGGGGATGTGGTGGAGCTGCCGGCCGGGTCGGTGCCGATAGATTTTGCCTATCACGTGCACACTGCGGTGGGACACCAGTGCGTGGGCGCCAAGGTCAACGGCCGGATCGTACCCCTGGACTATCAGCTTCAGACCGGCGACATCGTGGAGATCCTTACCGCCAAGGGCGGCAAGCCCAGCCGGGACTGGCTGGCCATAGTCAAGACCTCCCAGGCCCGCAATCGCATCCGGCAGTGGTTCAAGAAGGAAGAGCGAGAGCAGAACAGCCTCCGGGGCCGGGAGCTTTTGGAGAAGGAAGCCCGCAAGCAGAACCTGCCGCTGGAAGTGCTCAAGGCGGACAATCTGGAGAAGGTTCTGGGCCGCTTCAATTTCCTCAGCGTGGAGGACCTCTACGCGGCGGTGGGGGACGGAGCGGTGAGCTCCGTCCAGGTTTTGGGCCGGCTCAAGGACGAACTCGATCTCCCCGCCGAGACGGAGCCCGTACCGCTCATCGTTCCTCTTCCCCGGCGGCGCCGTTCCACCTCGGGAGTGAGGGTGCCCAACGTGGGCAGCGTGGAGGTCCGTCTGGCCCATTGCTGTCATCCGCTTCCGGGGGATGCCATCCGCGGGTACGTGACCCGCGGGCGGGGGGTTTCCGTACACCGGGCCGACTGCCCCAATCTCCAGTACCACCAGGGCTCGGAGCCGGAGCGCATAATCGACGTAACCTGGGAGGACAATGCCGAGTCCGTCTACGAGGTGCAGATCGCCGCTCTGGCTGTGGACAGGCCGCGGCTCACCGCGGACATCATGACCGCCATTGCCGATACCAAGACCATAGTCAATGCGGTGCACGCCCGGGCCACGAAGAACAACCTGGCCACGGTGGACCTCAAGATAGAAATCTCCAATCTGGACCAGCTTCAGTCCATCATGGATAAGGTGCGGCGCATTCGGGATGTACTGGAGGTAAGGCGGGTCACCCCTACTTCTTAA
- the recJ gene encoding single-stranded-DNA-specific exonuclease RecJ: MPACPELREELARCLGISPLLAQLLINRGQRDPEAARVFLEGSLGDLSDSRELPGMHRAVAAMARAIASGCRVLVYGDYDVDGVTATALLLSFLRELGISAGYYLPDRLSEGYGLHKEALARAKAEGYELIVTVDCGLAGWEEVAWARDNGLKMIVTDHHRLPPVLPPAEAVVYPGEGQSLSGVGVAFHLARALAREFGCRGLEEQYLDLVALGTVADAVPLIGDNRIFTRLGLPRLEETVRPGLRALSAASGVAGRRLDPRALSFTLVPRLNAPGRMGRADLALRLLLATGALEAEELVQALERLNQERQGLELRVLVEAREQAKEQLARGQGVLILASEDWHPGVLGIVAARLAEECRRPAVLLAVEGEEARGSGRSLPGLPLFDLLASCRDLFTRYGGHDRAVGVSLPVAHLEELRRRLAGIKVAPGGPAEKPALLVEAVVGLREVDGDLAEELARLEPFGEGNPRPLLVVHGVTVPKARAVGREGEHLRLVVEQEGERRPAIGFGMGGAVGEVLGRCVDLAFTPIVDTYNGEPEVVLQLVAWRRAATRLGGTTEPRPSGLEPEEFFTFWSEFARRLRAEGGGHVVAVTAPVLAAYLVRWLREIGVEAVPAPAYLRRAEVERLLHRLEGKAGWVLVASAGLLCQHAGLLGSASESTLILRVGRGENDGGRTAAWSGSAVVRVVGSPDWPGIPAYRLPDGDFRSLLSPERPLLIYVRGWERAEALAARLSREWGDAGEIGIYHQRLPEAAKRRAREAWQEGRWQVLVGTPAAAVIGGLRPGKAVLFLYPPFSRVEFGLCALGAAGAYLGWPRKEEAVNQRFLSSLWPPAGMWKTLGGQGGPPDLRSWPPSLLRVAAAVVEELQGQRAVLTDSWRYAEARAAWKSWREFLNFARRLPLARSGI, translated from the coding sequence ATGCCGGCATGTCCCGAATTACGGGAAGAGCTGGCCCGTTGCCTGGGTATTTCCCCCCTGCTGGCCCAGCTTCTTATCAATCGGGGGCAAAGAGATCCGGAGGCGGCCCGCGTGTTTCTGGAGGGAAGCCTGGGTGACCTGAGCGATTCCCGGGAACTTCCGGGCATGCACCGGGCGGTAGCCGCAATGGCGCGGGCGATAGCCTCCGGTTGCCGGGTATTGGTCTACGGGGATTACGACGTAGACGGCGTTACCGCCACCGCCCTGCTACTCTCCTTTCTGCGGGAATTAGGCATCAGTGCCGGGTATTACCTGCCCGACCGCCTGAGCGAGGGTTACGGTTTGCATAAGGAGGCACTGGCCCGGGCCAAGGCCGAAGGTTACGAGTTGATAGTGACCGTGGACTGCGGCCTGGCAGGCTGGGAAGAGGTGGCCTGGGCCAGGGACAACGGCCTGAAGATGATCGTCACCGATCACCACCGGCTCCCTCCGGTACTTCCCCCGGCCGAGGCGGTGGTGTATCCGGGGGAGGGGCAGAGCCTGTCCGGGGTGGGCGTAGCCTTTCACCTGGCGAGGGCGTTGGCGCGCGAATTCGGTTGCCGTGGCCTTGAGGAGCAGTACCTGGATTTGGTGGCCCTGGGTACCGTGGCCGACGCCGTCCCCCTGATCGGGGATAACCGCATCTTTACGCGCCTGGGATTACCCAGGCTGGAAGAAACGGTGCGGCCGGGGCTCCGGGCCCTGTCCGCGGCAAGCGGGGTGGCCGGACGCCGGCTTGATCCCCGGGCGCTGAGTTTCACGCTGGTGCCCCGGCTCAACGCCCCGGGGCGCATGGGCAGGGCCGATCTGGCGCTGCGGCTGCTGCTGGCCACGGGTGCCCTGGAGGCCGAAGAATTGGTGCAGGCTCTGGAGCGCCTAAACCAGGAGCGTCAGGGCCTGGAGTTGCGGGTCCTGGTCGAGGCTCGAGAGCAGGCCAAGGAGCAACTCGCCCGTGGGCAGGGGGTCCTCATCCTGGCCTCCGAGGATTGGCATCCCGGGGTGCTGGGGATCGTGGCCGCCCGCCTGGCGGAGGAATGCCGGCGACCCGCCGTATTACTGGCGGTGGAAGGGGAGGAGGCTCGGGGATCGGGTCGCAGTCTACCGGGCCTCCCTCTATTTGATTTGCTGGCGTCTTGCCGCGATCTCTTTACGCGCTACGGCGGACACGATCGGGCCGTGGGGGTATCCCTCCCGGTTGCCCACCTGGAAGAGTTGCGCAGAAGGTTGGCGGGCATAAAGGTAGCCCCGGGAGGGCCGGCCGAGAAACCGGCGCTCCTGGTGGAGGCGGTGGTGGGACTGCGGGAGGTAGATGGCGATCTGGCGGAGGAACTCGCGCGGCTAGAGCCCTTCGGCGAAGGCAATCCCCGGCCGCTTCTTGTGGTTCACGGAGTGACCGTACCCAAGGCCAGGGCGGTGGGCCGCGAGGGTGAGCACCTGCGTCTGGTCGTGGAGCAGGAAGGGGAACGCCGTCCGGCCATCGGTTTCGGCATGGGCGGAGCGGTAGGCGAGGTATTGGGACGGTGCGTAGATCTGGCCTTTACCCCTATAGTGGATACCTACAACGGTGAACCCGAGGTAGTGCTGCAGCTGGTCGCCTGGCGGCGGGCAGCAACCAGGCTCGGCGGCACCACGGAGCCGCGGCCGTCTGGTTTGGAGCCGGAGGAGTTCTTCACCTTCTGGTCCGAGTTCGCCCGCCGGTTGCGGGCAGAGGGTGGCGGGCACGTGGTTGCGGTGACGGCGCCGGTTCTGGCCGCCTATCTGGTGCGGTGGCTCCGGGAGATCGGGGTGGAGGCGGTACCGGCTCCGGCCTACCTGCGTCGAGCGGAAGTAGAGAGGCTGCTGCACCGGCTTGAAGGGAAGGCGGGTTGGGTTTTGGTGGCCTCGGCGGGATTGCTGTGCCAGCACGCCGGTCTCCTGGGTTCGGCGTCCGAATCTACTTTGATTTTGCGGGTGGGCCGCGGGGAGAACGACGGTGGACGGACGGCGGCGTGGTCGGGCTCGGCGGTAGTCCGGGTGGTCGGATCCCCGGATTGGCCGGGTATTCCGGCCTACCGGTTGCCTGACGGCGACTTCCGGTCCTTGCTTTCCCCGGAGCGACCCTTGCTGATTTACGTTCGGGGATGGGAACGGGCGGAGGCGCTGGCCGCGCGCCTGAGCCGGGAGTGGGGCGATGCGGGGGAAATAGGGATCTACCACCAGCGCCTGCCGGAGGCGGCCAAACGTCGGGCCCGGGAAGCCTGGCAGGAGGGCCGGTGGCAAGTTCTGGTGGGCACTCCGGCGGCGGCGGTGATCGGAGGCCTGCGGCCGGGAAAGGCGGTACTCTTCCTCTACCCTCCTTTTTCCCGGGTGGAGTTCGGACTGTGCGCCCTGGGCGCCGCAGGCGCCTACCTGGGCTGGCCGCGGAAAGAAGAAGCGGTTAATCAACGCTTCCTGAGTTCGCTGTGGCCTCCGGCCGGGATGTGGAAAACTCTGGGCGGGCAGGGAGGGCCCCCGGACCTGCGGTCCTGGCCCCCTTCGCTGCTCCGGGTAGCCGCCGCCGTGGTCGAGGAACTCCAGGGACAGAGGGCGGTACTGACCGACTCCTGGCGCTACGCAGAGGCCAGGGCGGCCTGGAAATCCTGGCGAGAGTTCCTGAATTTCGCGCGCCGCTTGCCGTTGGCGCGCTCTGGAATATAA
- the hisS gene encoding histidine--tRNA ligase has product MEPLTTRPRGTEDVLGPVAQAWQYLEQTARRLAGRYGYEEIRTPVFEHTELFVRSAGDTSDIVSKEMYTFNDRGGRSLTLRPEGTAPVVRAFLENRLYAGSLPVKLYYLGPMFRYGRPQAGRLRQFHQFGVEFLGSGEPAADAEVIALSLEFCRELGLEGVELHLNSVGCPRCRPPYREALLAYLGPRQEELCGDCLDRYVRNPLRVFDCKQPGCREVLREAPLITSYLCADCARHWATVKTYLERLGFAYREDAYLVRGLDYYTRTAFELTAAGIGAQNSIGGGGRYDGLVEACGGPAVPAVGFALGMERVLLALEAQGRKPGEGMEFRVFVAVTEGVDRAEAAEVVLRLRRAGYTTEQDYLERSLKAQMKHAARWRAAVTLILGPEELREGKVTLRVMDGGLQEKVALVDLETALEQFRSTP; this is encoded by the coding sequence ATGGAACCGCTGACCACCCGGCCGCGCGGCACCGAAGACGTCCTGGGTCCGGTGGCCCAAGCGTGGCAGTACCTCGAGCAAACCGCCCGCCGGTTGGCGGGCCGCTACGGATACGAAGAGATCCGCACCCCGGTCTTCGAACACACGGAGCTGTTCGTACGCAGCGCGGGCGATACCAGCGACATCGTGAGCAAGGAAATGTATACCTTTAACGATCGGGGCGGCCGCAGCCTTACCCTGCGTCCGGAGGGTACCGCGCCGGTGGTAAGGGCCTTCTTAGAGAACCGGCTTTACGCCGGTTCTCTTCCGGTGAAGCTCTACTACCTGGGGCCCATGTTCCGGTACGGTCGGCCCCAGGCGGGCAGGCTGCGGCAGTTTCACCAATTCGGGGTGGAGTTCCTGGGTTCCGGGGAGCCGGCGGCGGACGCCGAGGTCATCGCCCTCTCCCTGGAGTTCTGCCGGGAGCTGGGGTTAGAGGGGGTAGAACTGCACCTCAATTCCGTTGGCTGTCCCCGGTGCCGGCCGCCCTATCGGGAGGCCCTTCTGGCTTACTTGGGCCCCCGGCAGGAGGAATTGTGCGGGGACTGCCTTGATCGTTACGTTCGTAATCCCCTCCGGGTGTTTGACTGCAAGCAGCCCGGCTGCCGGGAGGTACTGCGGGAAGCCCCCCTGATTACTTCCTACCTCTGTGCGGACTGTGCCCGGCATTGGGCAACGGTGAAGACCTACCTCGAGCGCCTGGGTTTCGCGTACCGGGAAGATGCCTACCTGGTGCGCGGGCTGGATTACTATACGCGTACTGCCTTTGAGCTTACCGCCGCGGGAATAGGGGCCCAGAACTCCATCGGCGGCGGGGGCCGCTACGACGGACTGGTAGAAGCCTGCGGAGGGCCTGCGGTTCCGGCAGTGGGGTTCGCCCTGGGCATGGAGCGGGTACTGCTGGCACTGGAGGCCCAGGGCCGGAAACCCGGTGAAGGGATGGAATTCAGGGTCTTCGTAGCCGTGACCGAAGGAGTGGACCGGGCCGAGGCGGCGGAAGTAGTATTGAGACTCCGCCGGGCGGGGTACACCACCGAGCAGGACTATCTCGAGCGCAGCCTCAAGGCCCAGATGAAGCACGCCGCCCGCTGGCGCGCCGCCGTGACCCTTATCCTGGGCCCGGAAGAGTTGCGTGAGGGCAAGGTCACCCTCAGGGTCATGGACGGTGGCCTTCAGGAAAAAGTAGCCCTGGTCGACCTGGAAACGGCGCTGGAGCAATTCCGGAGTACACCTTGA
- the dtd gene encoding D-aminoacyl-tRNA deacylase — translation MRAVVQRVNSARVLVDGAEVGSIGPGLVVLLGVGQEDKAEDARYLAEKVAHLRIFPDAEGKMNRSLIEIGGEALVVSQFTLYGDCRKGRRPNFTSAAPPEKAYPLYELMVEYLRGFGLKVATGRFAADMLVEIHNQGPVTLLLDSRRLF, via the coding sequence GTGCGGGCGGTAGTTCAGCGGGTGAACAGCGCCCGGGTGCTGGTGGACGGAGCCGAAGTGGGGAGTATCGGGCCGGGCCTGGTAGTCTTGCTGGGAGTGGGGCAGGAGGACAAGGCCGAAGACGCGCGGTATTTGGCCGAGAAGGTGGCCCACCTCCGGATATTTCCCGACGCCGAAGGCAAGATGAATCGATCTCTTATTGAAATAGGCGGGGAAGCCCTGGTCGTTTCCCAGTTTACCCTCTACGGTGACTGCCGCAAGGGACGGCGGCCTAATTTTACCTCGGCTGCTCCTCCTGAGAAGGCTTATCCCCTCTACGAACTTATGGTAGAATATCTGCGTGGCTTCGGCCTGAAGGTGGCCACAGGCCGTTTTGCCGCCGACATGCTGGTGGAGATCCACAACCAGGGGCCGGTGACCCTCCTGCTGGACAGTCGCCGGCTTTTCTAG
- the aspS gene encoding aspartate--tRNA ligase, whose translation MPLTLLGLDEHWRRTCYCGELRSEHAGTTVTVMGWVNRTRDHGGLIFVDLRDRTGVLQVVFSPDQNPETFRTAERLRPEYVLAVRGRVRMRPPGTANPNLATGEVELEAEELALLNPSRTPPLPVNEPQEVDEIVRLRYRYLDLRRPDRLANLRLRYQATRSIRTFLDRRGFWEIETPVLTKSTPEGARDFLVPSRLHPGAFYALPQSPQLFKQLLMVAGIDRYFQIARCFRDEDLRADRQPEFTQLDLEMSFVSREEILELVEELVAAVSEEVAGIRLPRPFPRLTFQEAMERYGSDRPDLRFGLELKDVSPVLGTCEFRVFREVLAGGGKVIGLRVPGKAGLSRRELDELAGQAQAFGARGLVWLALTGEGVRSPAAKFLKPEELDGLFTVLEAGSGDLVLLVAGPKEEACKVMGLLRVHLGQWLNLVEPDRWAPVWVTDFPLLEFNAEEQRWEAVHHPFTAPRPEDLELLDTDPGRVRALSFDLVLNGLELGGGSIRNHRRDVQEKLFSLIRLSPEEAQAQFGFLLEALEYGAPPHGGLALGLDRWVMFLAGEESIREVIAFPKTQSATCPLTGAPDAVSPRQLKELHLRLG comes from the coding sequence GTGCCTCTGACATTGTTGGGTTTGGACGAACATTGGCGACGCACCTGCTACTGCGGCGAGCTGCGGTCGGAGCACGCGGGTACAACGGTCACGGTCATGGGTTGGGTAAACCGCACCCGGGACCACGGCGGTCTCATTTTTGTCGACTTGCGCGATCGGACGGGCGTGTTGCAGGTGGTGTTCAGTCCGGATCAGAATCCGGAGACCTTCCGGACGGCGGAGCGGCTGCGGCCGGAGTACGTGCTAGCCGTGCGGGGAAGAGTGCGGATGCGGCCTCCGGGAACGGCCAACCCCAATCTGGCCACCGGCGAGGTGGAGCTGGAAGCCGAGGAACTGGCCCTGCTCAATCCCTCGCGCACTCCGCCCCTGCCCGTCAACGAGCCTCAGGAAGTGGACGAGATCGTGCGGTTGCGTTATCGCTACCTGGACCTGCGCCGTCCCGACCGCCTGGCCAATCTTCGGCTGCGCTACCAGGCGACCCGTTCCATACGTACCTTCCTGGATCGCCGGGGCTTTTGGGAAATAGAAACGCCGGTGCTTACCAAGAGCACCCCCGAAGGGGCACGGGACTTCCTGGTGCCCAGCCGGCTTCATCCCGGCGCGTTCTACGCCCTGCCCCAGTCTCCCCAGCTCTTCAAGCAGCTCTTGATGGTGGCGGGTATCGACCGCTACTTCCAGATCGCCCGGTGCTTTCGCGACGAGGACCTGCGCGCCGATCGCCAGCCGGAGTTCACCCAGCTGGATCTGGAAATGTCCTTTGTGAGCCGTGAAGAGATTCTGGAGCTGGTGGAAGAGTTGGTGGCGGCGGTGTCGGAGGAGGTCGCGGGCATCCGTTTGCCGCGGCCGTTTCCCCGCCTTACCTTTCAGGAGGCCATGGAGCGCTACGGGTCCGACCGGCCGGACCTGCGGTTCGGGTTGGAGCTGAAGGATGTATCACCGGTACTCGGGACCTGCGAGTTCCGGGTATTTCGCGAGGTGCTGGCCGGGGGCGGGAAGGTGATCGGTCTGCGGGTGCCCGGAAAGGCCGGCCTCAGCCGCCGCGAACTGGACGAACTCGCCGGTCAGGCGCAGGCCTTCGGTGCCCGGGGGCTGGTATGGCTGGCCCTAACCGGCGAAGGCGTGCGTTCCCCGGCGGCCAAGTTCTTGAAGCCCGAAGAACTCGACGGACTTTTCACCGTCCTGGAAGCCGGTTCCGGCGACCTTGTGCTCCTGGTGGCCGGCCCCAAGGAAGAGGCCTGCAAGGTCATGGGGCTCCTCCGGGTCCATTTGGGCCAGTGGCTGAACCTGGTGGAACCCGACCGCTGGGCTCCGGTGTGGGTAACCGATTTTCCCCTCCTGGAATTCAACGCCGAGGAGCAGCGCTGGGAGGCGGTGCACCACCCGTTTACCGCGCCTCGGCCGGAAGACCTTGAACTATTGGACACCGACCCCGGCAGGGTGCGGGCCTTGTCCTTCGACCTGGTGCTCAACGGTTTGGAACTGGGCGGGGGTAGCATCCGCAACCACCGGCGCGACGTACAGGAGAAGCTGTTCTCCCTCATTCGCCTTTCTCCTGAAGAGGCCCAGGCCCAGTTCGGTTTTCTGCTGGAGGCCTTGGAGTACGGGGCTCCGCCTCACGGCGGCCTGGCCCTGGGGTTGGATCGCTGGGTGATGTTCTTGGCGGGGGAGGAAAGCATCCGGGAGGTCATCGCTTTCCCCAAGACCCAGAGCGCCACCTGCCCCCTTACCGGCGCACCGGATGCCGTAAGTCCCCGCCAGTTGAAGGAGTTGCACCTCCGTCTCGGTTAG
- a CDS encoding CCA tRNA nucleotidyltransferase — MLWIPPEVRSAAGILRVAGRQAYLVGGALRDGLLGLSPKDWDLATDAPPSEVSALFAGRGYRVVPTGWRFGTVTVVVGQFSLEVTTFRAEGRYSDYRRPDYVRFGSDIIQDLARRDFTVNALALDLAAGRVVDPFGGRKDLRAGLIRTVGRPSERFREDPLRMLRGFRLAAERGLVLEGATRLSAAVHAELLLRVARERIREELARLLTGHWAAAALEDLAATGLLFVLIPELWESWAFPQPHRAHTRSVLDHLLETVRYTPPLAPLRLAALLHDVAKPRCFALGPDGSAHFFGHDRLGARLASEILQRLRWDRRTCETVAVLIRHHMFPLAMGDRGIRRLVLRVGSDRMEELLALRQADVLATGAQAALQAEAALASFRTRLKGIMERGEVLGIGDLAVDGHDVMRIAGLSPGPEVGRILRALHQEVVADPSRNSRAYLEPRIADLAGRNSLPPGEYPSRD; from the coding sequence ATGCTTTGGATTCCCCCGGAAGTAAGATCGGCGGCGGGGATTCTCCGCGTCGCCGGCCGCCAGGCGTACCTGGTCGGCGGAGCCCTGCGGGACGGGCTGCTGGGTCTTTCTCCCAAGGACTGGGATCTGGCCACGGACGCCCCACCAAGCGAGGTTAGCGCGCTTTTTGCCGGGCGGGGCTACCGGGTGGTGCCCACCGGCTGGCGCTTCGGGACCGTGACCGTGGTGGTGGGGCAATTCTCTCTGGAGGTTACCACCTTTCGGGCCGAAGGGCGGTACAGCGACTACCGCCGGCCGGACTACGTGCGTTTCGGCTCCGATATCATACAGGACCTGGCCCGGCGCGACTTTACGGTCAATGCCCTGGCTCTGGACCTGGCTGCCGGACGCGTGGTGGACCCTTTCGGCGGCCGGAAGGACCTCCGGGCGGGGTTGATACGTACGGTGGGACGGCCGTCCGAGCGCTTCCGGGAAGACCCCCTGCGTATGCTCCGGGGCTTCCGGTTGGCGGCAGAACGCGGGCTGGTCCTGGAGGGAGCCACGCGGCTCTCGGCCGCCGTCCACGCCGAGCTGTTGCTCCGGGTGGCGCGCGAGCGGATTAGAGAGGAATTGGCGCGACTGCTGACCGGGCACTGGGCGGCGGCGGCCCTGGAGGACCTGGCCGCCACCGGCCTGCTTTTTGTATTGATCCCGGAACTATGGGAAAGCTGGGCCTTTCCTCAGCCTCACCGGGCGCACACGCGGAGCGTGTTGGACCACCTGCTGGAGACCGTTCGCTATACTCCGCCCCTTGCCCCCCTGCGCCTGGCCGCCCTGTTGCACGACGTGGCCAAGCCTCGCTGCTTTGCTTTGGGCCCCGACGGTTCGGCGCACTTCTTCGGGCACGATCGCCTGGGTGCCAGGCTGGCCTCAGAGATCTTGCAGCGCCTGCGCTGGGATCGCCGCACCTGCGAAACGGTCGCAGTACTGATACGTCACCACATGTTTCCTTTGGCCATGGGCGATAGGGGTATTCGGCGCCTGGTACTGAGGGTGGGTTCGGACAGGATGGAGGAGCTTTTGGCCTTGCGCCAGGCGGACGTTCTGGCTACCGGCGCCCAAGCCGCGCTGCAGGCCGAGGCGGCACTTGCTTCCTTTCGAACCCGCCTGAAGGGCATTATGGAGAGAGGAGAAGTCCTCGGTATCGGGGATCTGGCCGTAGACGGGCACGACGTAATGCGCATTGCCGGCCTGTCTCCGGGCCCGGAAGTGGGCCGGATTCTGCGTGCCCTCCACCAGGAGGTCGTGGCCGATCCCAGCCGCAACTCGCGTGCCTACCTGGAACCCCGCATTGCCGACCTTGCCGGAAGGAATTCCTTGCCTCCGGGCGAATATCCCAGCAGGGACTAG